A part of Verrucomicrobium sp. genomic DNA contains:
- a CDS encoding P-II family nitrogen regulator, which produces MKKIEAIIKPFKLEEVKAALSEIGVEGMTVTEVKGFGRQKGHTEIYRGSEYTVDFLPKVKLEIVLGDDKLEAAIKAILTSAKTGKIGDGKIFVADVGEAIRIRTEEKGDKAV; this is translated from the coding sequence ATGAAGAAGATCGAGGCCATCATCAAGCCCTTCAAATTGGAAGAGGTTAAAGCGGCGCTGAGCGAAATCGGCGTCGAGGGAATGACCGTCACCGAAGTCAAAGGCTTCGGGCGGCAAAAGGGGCACACCGAGATTTACCGGGGGAGCGAGTACACCGTCGACTTCCTGCCTAAGGTAAAGCTCGAGATCGTCCTGGGAGACGACAAGTTGGAAGCGGCCATCAAGGCCATCCTGACCAGCGCCAAGACAGGGAAAATCGGGGACGGGAAGATCTTCGTCGCCGACGTGGGCGAGGCCATCCGCATTCGCACCGAAGAAAAGGGCGACAAAGCGGTGTAA